In Gemmata obscuriglobus, a single genomic region encodes these proteins:
- a CDS encoding efflux RND transporter periplasmic adaptor subunit: protein MVPLLLLALLFPACAPKPPATTADAAAKVVPVTVAEAKAMKLRRTVPVSGTLYPYEDVMLAPKVGGRVLRAYHDVGARVRPGELLMELDPTEFRLAVDQARPAFEGELRKLKLAALPASDAEFEPLIAKVDAVAEAKANADFADSELKRVEKEVAGGVGSRQALDSAINRVAVARTRVLVAETEARVTLANARRLKAALEDAERKLADTKLCAPNPPEWNDWVQQLGTTATPLSYAVAQRMVTPGSSVESMPLTNCFRLVIDHALKFGVAVPEKHAPDVLVNQQVELSVLAHPGHLFNGFVARISPTIDPTSRTFGVVIGVRNGDGRLKAGGFATGEVVVGSDAVTTVPPEALVSFAGVNKVFVVEGDKARAVEVTVGTRDKAWLEVAGVPAGAKVVTSGQSQLVDGAPVRIK from the coding sequence TTGGTACCGCTCCTGCTCCTCGCCCTCCTGTTCCCCGCGTGCGCGCCGAAGCCGCCCGCGACCACCGCGGACGCCGCCGCGAAGGTGGTCCCGGTGACGGTCGCCGAGGCGAAGGCGATGAAGCTGCGGCGCACGGTCCCGGTGTCCGGCACGCTGTACCCCTACGAGGACGTGATGCTCGCGCCGAAGGTCGGCGGGCGGGTGCTGCGCGCGTACCACGACGTGGGCGCGCGGGTCCGCCCCGGCGAGCTGCTCATGGAACTCGACCCCACGGAGTTCCGCCTCGCGGTCGACCAGGCCCGGCCCGCGTTCGAGGGCGAGCTGCGCAAGCTGAAACTGGCCGCGCTGCCCGCCTCCGACGCCGAGTTCGAGCCGCTGATCGCCAAGGTGGACGCGGTGGCCGAGGCGAAGGCCAACGCCGACTTCGCGGACTCCGAGCTGAAGCGGGTCGAGAAGGAGGTCGCGGGCGGGGTCGGGTCGCGCCAGGCGCTCGACTCCGCGATCAACCGCGTGGCGGTCGCGCGGACCCGGGTGCTGGTGGCGGAGACCGAGGCCCGGGTGACGCTCGCCAACGCCCGCCGGCTCAAGGCCGCGCTCGAGGACGCCGAGCGCAAGCTCGCGGACACGAAGCTGTGCGCCCCGAACCCGCCCGAGTGGAACGACTGGGTGCAGCAGCTCGGCACGACCGCGACCCCGCTGTCCTACGCCGTGGCCCAGCGGATGGTCACGCCCGGCTCGTCGGTCGAGTCGATGCCGCTGACCAACTGCTTCCGGCTGGTGATCGACCACGCGCTGAAGTTCGGGGTCGCGGTGCCCGAGAAGCACGCGCCGGACGTGCTGGTGAACCAGCAGGTGGAGCTGAGCGTGCTGGCCCACCCGGGGCACCTGTTCAACGGGTTCGTGGCCCGGATCAGCCCCACCATCGACCCGACCAGCCGCACCTTCGGGGTGGTGATCGGGGTGCGCAACGGGGACGGCCGGCTGAAGGCCGGCGGGTTCGCGACCGGGGAGGTGGTGGTCGGCTCCGACGCGGTGACCACGGTGCCGCCGGAGGCGCTGGTGTCGTTCGCCGGGGTGAACAAGGTGTTCGTGGTCGAGGGCGACAAGGCCCGCGCGGTCGAGGTGACGGTGGGCACGCGCGACAAGGCGTGGCTGGAGGTGGCCGGCGTGCCCGCGGGCGCGAAGGTGGTCACGAGCGGGCAGTCGCAACTGGTGGACGGCGCCCCCGTCCGGATCAAGTAG
- a CDS encoding PadR family transcriptional regulator: MDAGFLANWTTQMRKGLLELCVLATLKGDRVYGYDIVKRLSAVDGLVIGEGTIYPILSRFKKEGLVDATLAESPEGPARKYYRLTARGQEMLARMLAAWAEVRTGIDTVTATEPLP, encoded by the coding sequence ATGGACGCGGGCTTTCTGGCCAACTGGACCACGCAAATGCGCAAGGGGCTGCTGGAACTGTGCGTTCTGGCCACCCTCAAAGGCGACCGGGTGTACGGGTACGACATCGTCAAGCGGCTGTCCGCGGTGGACGGGCTCGTGATCGGCGAGGGGACCATTTACCCGATCCTGAGCCGGTTCAAGAAGGAAGGGCTGGTGGACGCGACGCTGGCCGAGTCGCCCGAGGGGCCGGCGCGCAAGTACTACCGGCTCACCGCCCGCGGCCAGGAGATGCTCGCCCGGATGCTGGCGGCGTGGGCCGAGGTCCGAACCGGTATCGACACGGTGACCGCAACGGAGCCATTGCCATGA
- a CDS encoding serine/threonine-protein kinase, with the protein MLSDDRDPVDVLAEEFADRLRRGEHPSVSAYAAAHPDHAEQLRELLPAVAQMELLKRFRTPGAEPSLPDRLGDFRIVRELGRGGMGVVFEAVQESLGRPVALKVLARHAQLDRTRRERFVREAQAAAKLHHTNIVPVFGVGEQDGLPYYVMQLIPGCGLHALVRLWRRQLGRSAEAARETLAHGPGTKPAAAPPYEAVEPEPDGPNYGDWRFVAGAGLQAAEALDYAHQHGVLHRDVKPANLLFDGASVWVADFGLAKLMNADGLTATGDILGTLQYVPPEGLSGRSDDRSDVYGLGATLYELLTLEPPYSADSPARLVKQVTDADPPPPRALNPDIPRDLETIVLKAMAREPSARYPSARELADDLDAFLNDRPIKARRLSLPARVWRVCRRNPAVASLTATTVAALALAAVTGWVWFAREEDRRKEAEEARAKADRATAEAVALSARLEANLKLSLDTMEKVFEVASASGQPGSWLPIPRGPIGGRGPEHRGPFGGFGPKDGPFGGPKDGSKDGQDGGPGGPHTELAADKAAILEAVLAFYDKFVEQNPPTPRLQFEAAKASRRVCEAHMWLRRPEKAAAAFDRAVTLLEPLVRDNKDNEGMRTELVMAYLTAPPGVFPQDPERPLRRAAELAEGREWLSGSVRVRAGWTAEQGGNRTAAAANYDAAIVSFTDPEVVPPAHAHLELGFTRYRLASVLSAQGKLSLARKTLEESVESLAPLAGPPTERPGEGPRLRHERELLAATYGALAEVCARLNDTRASWNASDKATQYGEFGGFGGMRGKKDGKKDWQPLKKN; encoded by the coding sequence ATGCTCTCCGACGACCGCGACCCCGTGGACGTGCTGGCCGAGGAGTTCGCCGACCGGCTCCGGCGGGGCGAGCACCCGTCCGTGAGCGCCTACGCGGCGGCCCACCCCGACCACGCGGAGCAGTTGCGCGAGCTGCTACCCGCGGTCGCACAGATGGAACTGCTCAAGCGGTTCCGCACCCCCGGCGCGGAGCCGTCGCTCCCGGACCGCCTGGGCGACTTCCGCATCGTGCGCGAACTCGGCCGCGGCGGCATGGGGGTGGTGTTCGAGGCGGTTCAAGAATCGCTCGGGCGGCCCGTCGCGCTGAAGGTGCTCGCCCGGCACGCCCAGCTCGACCGGACCCGGCGCGAGCGGTTCGTGCGCGAGGCGCAGGCCGCGGCCAAATTGCACCACACGAACATCGTGCCGGTGTTCGGCGTCGGGGAGCAGGACGGGCTGCCGTACTACGTCATGCAACTGATCCCCGGGTGCGGGCTCCACGCGCTCGTCCGCCTGTGGCGGCGGCAGCTCGGCAGGAGTGCCGAAGCGGCCCGCGAGACGCTCGCGCACGGCCCCGGGACGAAGCCCGCCGCGGCCCCGCCTTACGAGGCCGTTGAGCCGGAGCCGGACGGCCCGAACTACGGCGACTGGCGGTTCGTTGCCGGGGCCGGGCTCCAGGCGGCCGAGGCGCTCGATTACGCCCACCAGCACGGCGTGCTGCACCGCGACGTGAAGCCCGCGAACCTGCTGTTCGACGGCGCGAGCGTGTGGGTCGCGGACTTCGGCCTCGCGAAGCTGATGAACGCCGACGGCCTCACCGCGACCGGCGACATCCTGGGCACGCTCCAGTACGTGCCGCCCGAAGGGCTGAGCGGCCGGTCCGACGACCGCAGCGACGTGTACGGCCTCGGGGCCACGCTGTACGAGCTGCTGACGCTCGAACCGCCCTACTCCGCGGACTCGCCCGCGCGCCTCGTCAAGCAAGTGACTGACGCGGACCCGCCGCCGCCCCGGGCGCTCAACCCCGATATTCCCCGGGACCTGGAAACCATCGTGCTGAAGGCGATGGCCCGCGAGCCGTCGGCCCGGTACCCCAGCGCGCGCGAGCTGGCCGACGACCTCGACGCCTTCCTCAACGACCGGCCCATCAAGGCCCGGCGGCTGTCGCTCCCGGCGCGCGTGTGGCGCGTGTGCCGGCGGAACCCCGCGGTCGCCTCGCTGACGGCCACCACAGTCGCAGCCCTGGCCCTGGCCGCGGTGACCGGGTGGGTCTGGTTCGCGCGCGAAGAGGACCGGCGCAAGGAGGCCGAGGAAGCGCGGGCCAAAGCCGACCGGGCGACCGCCGAGGCCGTCGCGCTTTCGGCTCGGCTCGAGGCGAATTTGAAGCTGTCGCTGGACACGATGGAGAAGGTGTTCGAGGTGGCCAGCGCGAGCGGCCAACCCGGATCGTGGCTGCCCATCCCGCGCGGGCCGATCGGCGGGCGCGGCCCCGAGCACCGCGGGCCGTTCGGCGGGTTCGGGCCGAAGGACGGACCGTTCGGCGGCCCGAAGGACGGGTCCAAAGACGGCCAGGACGGCGGCCCCGGCGGCCCGCACACCGAACTCGCCGCCGACAAGGCCGCGATCCTCGAAGCGGTGCTCGCGTTTTACGACAAGTTCGTGGAGCAGAACCCGCCGACCCCGCGGCTCCAGTTCGAGGCCGCCAAGGCGTCGCGCCGGGTGTGCGAGGCCCATATGTGGCTGCGGCGGCCCGAGAAGGCGGCGGCCGCGTTCGACCGCGCGGTGACGCTCCTGGAGCCGCTCGTCCGAGACAACAAGGACAACGAGGGGATGCGGACCGAACTGGTGATGGCGTACCTGACCGCGCCGCCGGGCGTGTTCCCGCAGGACCCCGAGCGGCCGCTCCGCCGCGCCGCCGAACTGGCCGAAGGGCGCGAGTGGCTGAGTGGGTCGGTGAGGGTGCGGGCCGGCTGGACCGCGGAGCAGGGCGGCAACCGTACCGCGGCTGCGGCGAACTACGATGCAGCGATCGTGTCGTTCACGGACCCCGAGGTGGTCCCGCCGGCGCATGCGCACCTCGAACTAGGGTTCACACGCTATCGACTCGCGAGCGTGCTGTCGGCGCAAGGGAAGTTGTCCCTGGCGCGCAAGACGCTCGAAGAGTCGGTGGAATCGCTCGCCCCACTGGCCGGACCTCCGACGGAGCGCCCGGGCGAGGGACCGCGTCTCCGCCACGAGCGCGAGCTGCTGGCTGCGACCTACGGCGCGTTGGCCGAAGTCTGCGCCCGGCTGAACGACACCCGCGCGTCCTGGAACGCATCCGATAAAGCCACGCAATACGGCGAGTTCGGCGGCTTCGGCGGCATGCGGGGCAAAAAGGACGGCAAGAAGGACTGGCAGCCGCTCAAGAAAAATTAG
- a CDS encoding sigma-70 family RNA polymerase sigma factor gives MGRPAVAALGRRRLIHETDEGVLMAVEAEKDIADLLGRVRGGDQPALAELFAKHRDKLRRMVQLRLDPRLTGRVSPSDVLQEAYIDALKRIDHYFEKPDQPFFGWLRLVVGQRLADVHREHLAQKRDIGQEVSIDRGATAADSACLAACLLGNGSSPSHAAARTESFARLEQALAAMDPLDREVLALRHFEELSNTETASLLGVQPAAASKRYVRALARLKQILETIPGFTG, from the coding sequence ATGGGCCGGCCCGCGGTCGCGGCCCTCGGCCGGCGGCGTTTAATTCATGAGACCGACGAGGGCGTGCTGATGGCCGTGGAAGCCGAAAAGGATATTGCGGACCTGCTGGGCCGGGTGCGCGGCGGCGACCAGCCGGCGCTGGCCGAGCTGTTCGCCAAGCACCGCGACAAGCTGCGCCGGATGGTGCAACTGCGGCTGGACCCTCGGCTCACGGGCCGCGTTTCGCCGTCGGACGTGCTGCAAGAGGCGTACATCGACGCGCTGAAGCGCATCGACCACTACTTCGAGAAGCCGGACCAGCCGTTTTTCGGCTGGCTGCGGTTGGTCGTGGGGCAGCGGTTGGCCGATGTCCACCGCGAGCACCTGGCTCAGAAGCGCGACATCGGTCAGGAGGTCTCGATCGACCGCGGCGCGACCGCCGCCGACTCGGCGTGCCTGGCCGCGTGCCTGCTCGGGAACGGGAGCAGCCCGAGCCACGCCGCCGCCCGCACCGAGTCGTTCGCGCGGCTCGAGCAGGCCCTCGCGGCGATGGACCCGCTCGACCGCGAGGTGCTGGCCCTGCGGCACTTCGAGGAGCTGAGCAACACCGAAACGGCCTCCCTACTGGGGGTGCAGCCCGCGGCCGCCAGCAAGCGGTACGTCCGGGCGCTGGCCCGGCTCAAACAGATTCTGGAAACGATCCCCGGGTTCACCGGGTGA
- a CDS encoding efflux RND transporter permease subunit: MAIWDICIRRPVFTTMLVLGPVVLGMASYGRLGVELFPNVDVPVVVVTTTLRGAGVEEMESSVTRPVEEAVNTVSGIDELRSTTKEGVSSVVIGFKLERNGDIAAQDVRDRISTLLPRLPYGTDAPVVEKFNLDAAPVVTVVVSGGPGRKLREVTEIAKKQIKEDLEGVTGVGSVVLVGGEQRAVNVTLRPERLRALSPPLSPEDVRRALAAQNIELPGGKVDGGAQERGLRVVGRIQTPADFENVIIETRTDENGLKYAVRVKDVADVTDDIEEPRGKSRLDGNVAVSLVIQKQSGGNTVAVADRVKERLAKIQSGLPADIKTEIIRDQSKFIKGSIEEVKFHLVLAAVLVIATIFIFLRDWRATLIAATAVPTSIVGTFAFMDVMGFSLNNMTLLGLILAVGIVIDDAVVVLENVFRYTEEYGLSGWDAASKATKEIALAVVATTLSLVVIFAPIAFMSGQVGRFFNSFGFVVAFAIMMSMAVSFTLTPMLCARLLRGPTPPAPLPEGKGEKEPSRADHEPGAHTASESDSPTPFREGTGVGSSHAHSSGWLTRWYVGTLAWSLRHRWVIVLATVITFLSTPVLFVLVGTDFVPKDDQSEFEVAITLKEGSTLATAEAQCAELEEKLKKVRGVTNVFTVIGPTDGRAPKGQGDVTQVNIYCRMSDISLRDFAQRDAMADARVVLADYPDLRTSVQDVKLISSSAFKNAQLDLSIRGPDGDKLDRYAAEIMKKMKANPKFTDVDTNAAARSPELQVRIDRQRAADQKVNVQGVATALSLLVGGEPVTKYKEGSDQYDVWLRAALPSRDRSATIDQLLVPDTKGQMVELRTLARLADERGPATIERYNRQRQIGVQCNFAPGVALGNVLPEVEGYVKELDLPPEYRYEFLGEAKLMADSNANFLLAFFLAFVFMYMILAAQFESLVHPITILMAVPLTLPFALISLMLLRTPLDIYAMIGLFMLFGIVKKNGILQVDYTNVLIAKGLPRDEAILRANEARFRPILMTTVMLVAAMIPIATGSGPGAGARASMAKVILGGQLLSLLLSLLVTPVAYSIWDDMMNRGKRVAAWIDRRRTRPAPAAIAMAEPVAEHAAAETVQEVPVFREAESDAAPTGS, translated from the coding sequence ATGGCCATCTGGGACATCTGCATCCGCCGCCCGGTGTTCACCACCATGCTCGTGCTCGGGCCGGTGGTGCTCGGGATGGCGTCCTACGGGCGGCTCGGGGTCGAGCTGTTCCCCAACGTGGACGTGCCCGTCGTGGTGGTCACCACCACGCTCCGCGGCGCCGGCGTCGAGGAGATGGAGTCGAGCGTCACCCGCCCGGTCGAGGAGGCGGTGAACACCGTCTCGGGCATCGACGAGCTGCGCTCCACCACCAAGGAGGGCGTGTCCAGCGTCGTCATCGGGTTCAAGCTGGAGCGGAACGGCGACATCGCGGCCCAGGACGTGCGCGACCGCATCTCCACGCTGCTCCCGCGGCTCCCCTACGGCACCGACGCGCCGGTGGTCGAGAAGTTCAACCTGGACGCGGCCCCGGTCGTGACGGTGGTGGTGTCCGGCGGGCCGGGGCGCAAGCTGCGCGAGGTCACCGAGATCGCCAAGAAGCAGATCAAGGAGGACCTGGAAGGGGTGACCGGGGTCGGGTCCGTGGTGCTGGTCGGCGGCGAGCAGCGGGCGGTGAACGTGACGCTGCGGCCCGAGCGGCTCCGCGCGCTGAGCCCGCCCCTGTCCCCCGAGGACGTGCGGCGGGCGCTGGCGGCGCAGAACATCGAGCTGCCGGGCGGGAAGGTGGACGGCGGCGCCCAGGAGCGCGGGCTGCGCGTGGTGGGCCGCATCCAGACCCCGGCGGACTTCGAGAACGTCATCATCGAGACCCGCACCGACGAGAACGGGCTCAAGTACGCGGTCCGCGTGAAGGACGTGGCGGACGTCACCGACGACATCGAGGAGCCCCGCGGGAAGTCGCGCCTGGACGGCAACGTCGCGGTCAGCCTCGTCATCCAGAAGCAGTCCGGCGGGAACACGGTGGCGGTCGCGGACCGGGTGAAGGAGCGGCTCGCCAAGATCCAGTCGGGGCTCCCGGCCGACATCAAGACCGAGATCATCCGCGACCAGAGCAAGTTCATCAAGGGGTCCATCGAGGAGGTGAAGTTCCACCTCGTGCTGGCCGCGGTGCTGGTGATCGCGACCATCTTCATCTTCCTCCGCGACTGGCGGGCCACGCTGATCGCCGCGACCGCGGTGCCGACCAGCATCGTGGGCACGTTCGCGTTCATGGACGTGATGGGGTTCTCGCTCAACAACATGACCCTGCTCGGGCTGATCCTGGCGGTCGGGATCGTGATCGACGACGCGGTGGTGGTGCTGGAGAACGTGTTCCGGTACACGGAGGAGTACGGGCTCAGCGGGTGGGACGCGGCCAGCAAGGCGACCAAGGAAATCGCGCTGGCGGTGGTGGCGACGACGCTGTCGCTGGTGGTGATCTTCGCGCCGATCGCGTTCATGTCCGGCCAGGTGGGGCGGTTCTTCAACAGCTTCGGGTTCGTGGTCGCGTTTGCGATCATGATGAGCATGGCGGTCAGCTTCACGCTCACTCCGATGCTGTGCGCCCGGCTGCTGCGGGGACCGACCCCCCCGGCCCCCCTCCCTGAAGGGAAGGGGGAGAAAGAACCTTCGCGCGCCGATCACGAACCCGGCGCGCACACCGCGAGCGAATCGGACTCCCCCACTCCCTTCAGGGAGGGGACGGGGGTAGGTTCCTCCCACGCCCACTCGTCCGGCTGGCTCACGCGGTGGTACGTCGGCACCCTCGCCTGGTCCCTGCGGCACCGGTGGGTGATCGTGCTCGCCACGGTCATCACGTTCCTCAGCACGCCGGTGCTGTTCGTGCTCGTCGGCACCGACTTCGTGCCGAAGGACGACCAGAGCGAGTTCGAGGTCGCCATCACCCTGAAGGAGGGCTCGACGCTCGCCACCGCCGAGGCGCAGTGCGCGGAGCTGGAAGAGAAACTCAAGAAGGTGCGCGGGGTGACCAACGTGTTCACCGTGATCGGCCCCACCGACGGGCGCGCGCCGAAGGGGCAGGGGGACGTGACGCAGGTCAACATCTACTGCCGGATGAGCGACATCTCGCTGCGCGACTTCGCGCAGCGCGACGCGATGGCCGACGCCCGCGTGGTGCTGGCCGACTACCCCGACCTGCGCACCTCCGTGCAGGACGTGAAGCTGATCAGCTCGAGCGCGTTCAAGAACGCGCAACTGGACCTCAGCATCCGCGGCCCCGACGGCGACAAGCTCGACCGGTACGCGGCCGAGATCATGAAGAAGATGAAGGCGAACCCGAAGTTCACCGACGTGGACACCAACGCCGCGGCCCGCAGCCCGGAGCTGCAGGTGCGCATCGACCGCCAGCGGGCGGCGGACCAGAAGGTGAACGTGCAGGGCGTGGCCACCGCGCTCAGCCTGCTGGTGGGCGGCGAACCGGTCACGAAGTACAAGGAGGGCTCGGACCAGTACGACGTGTGGCTCCGCGCCGCGCTCCCGAGCCGCGACCGGTCCGCCACGATCGACCAGTTGCTCGTGCCCGACACGAAGGGGCAGATGGTGGAGCTGCGCACCCTCGCCCGGCTCGCCGACGAGCGCGGGCCGGCGACCATCGAGCGGTACAACCGGCAGCGGCAGATCGGCGTGCAGTGCAACTTCGCGCCCGGGGTGGCGCTCGGCAACGTGCTGCCGGAGGTGGAGGGGTACGTGAAGGAGCTGGACCTGCCGCCGGAGTACCGGTACGAGTTCCTCGGCGAGGCCAAGCTGATGGCCGACTCCAACGCCAACTTCCTGCTCGCGTTCTTCCTGGCGTTCGTGTTCATGTACATGATCCTGGCGGCGCAGTTCGAGAGCCTCGTCCACCCGATCACGATCCTGATGGCCGTGCCGCTGACGCTGCCGTTCGCGCTGATCTCGCTGATGCTGCTGCGCACGCCCCTGGACATCTACGCGATGATCGGGCTGTTCATGCTGTTCGGCATCGTGAAGAAGAACGGCATCTTGCAGGTGGACTACACGAACGTGCTGATCGCGAAGGGGCTCCCGCGCGACGAGGCGATCCTCCGTGCGAACGAGGCCCGGTTCCGGCCGATCCTCATGACGACCGTGATGCTGGTGGCGGCGATGATCCCCATCGCGACCGGGAGCGGCCCCGGGGCCGGCGCCCGGGCCAGCATGGCGAAGGTGATCCTCGGCGGGCAACTCCTGTCGCTGCTGCTGTCGCTCCTGGTGACGCCGGTGGCGTACTCGATCTGGGACGACATGATGAACCGCGGGAAGCGGGTGGCGGCGTGGATCGACCGGCGGCGCACGCGGCCGGCCCCGGCGGCAATCGCGATGGCGGAACCGGTCGCGGAGCACGCGGCGGCCGAAACGGTTCAGGAAGTGCCGGTGTTCCGGGAGGCCGAATCGGACGCCGCCCCGACCGGGTCGTAA
- a CDS encoding TetR/AcrR family transcriptional regulator, with protein MSVTENRKPGRPRDPDLEARRKAQILDTAARVFATFGFANTQVQTIANHLGVGNGTVYRYFPTKEQLFLSAVERGLKELEAEMDGVLAQPHQGADLIRAAVRAYLGFFHRRPEMAELFIQERAAFPHHHRPLYFVTKNAEAECKHEAFFNHLVSAGAIRAVPRERFFNVLGDLLYGTILTNLLTGRPSDPDAQAADVLDVVLNGVLAAKETR; from the coding sequence ATGAGTGTCACTGAGAACCGGAAGCCCGGGCGCCCGCGCGACCCCGATCTGGAGGCGCGGCGCAAGGCCCAGATCCTGGACACCGCCGCCCGCGTGTTCGCCACCTTCGGGTTCGCGAACACGCAGGTGCAGACCATCGCCAACCACCTCGGGGTCGGGAACGGGACCGTGTACCGGTACTTCCCGACCAAGGAGCAACTGTTCCTCAGCGCCGTCGAGCGCGGGCTGAAGGAGCTGGAAGCCGAGATGGACGGCGTGCTGGCGCAGCCCCACCAAGGGGCCGACCTGATCCGCGCCGCGGTGCGGGCGTACCTGGGGTTCTTCCACCGGCGGCCCGAGATGGCGGAGCTGTTCATCCAGGAGCGGGCCGCGTTCCCGCACCACCACCGGCCGCTCTACTTCGTCACCAAGAACGCCGAGGCCGAGTGCAAGCACGAGGCGTTCTTCAACCACCTCGTGAGCGCCGGCGCGATCCGGGCGGTGCCGCGGGAGCGGTTCTTTAACGTGCTGGGCGATCTGCTGTACGGCACCATCCTCACCAACCTGCTGACCGGCCGCCCGAGCGACCCGGACGCGCAGGCCGCGGACGTGCTCGATGTGGTGCTGAACGGTGTTCTTGCGGCAAAGGAGACGCGATGA
- a CDS encoding DUF4058 family protein, with translation MPLHDWTRVEAYAYHDFRIGWLVAIRRVLNDGALPPGYYARAEQTLRTMGPDVLTLQSKEPDTTRPGGTVLTVPAAPPRVAIAATGAPRVPAFAQKRLAIRHSSDDRLVAIVELVSPGNTSSAQPLREFVKKVVTAVDAGIHALVIDPFPPGKRDPNGLHGVIWPRLGGAPYTRPDDKPLALAAYESGDAAGSPHRCYVQPLAVGDPLPDMPLFLRPDEYVYAPLERAYQAAYADVLPQDRAKLEPR, from the coding sequence ATGCCGCTGCACGACTGGACCCGCGTCGAAGCTTACGCATATCACGACTTCCGCATCGGTTGGCTGGTCGCGATCCGCCGCGTACTGAACGACGGCGCCCTCCCGCCCGGTTACTACGCCCGCGCCGAACAGACGCTCCGCACGATGGGGCCGGACGTACTCACCCTTCAGTCGAAAGAGCCGGACACAACGCGCCCCGGCGGGACCGTGCTAACGGTCCCCGCCGCCCCGCCCCGCGTCGCCATTGCGGCCACCGGCGCGCCGCGCGTGCCCGCGTTCGCGCAGAAGCGGCTCGCGATCCGCCACTCCAGCGACGACCGGCTCGTCGCCATCGTGGAGCTGGTTTCGCCGGGCAACACGTCGTCCGCCCAACCCCTGCGCGAGTTCGTGAAGAAGGTGGTGACGGCCGTGGACGCGGGCATCCACGCGCTGGTGATCGATCCGTTCCCGCCGGGCAAGCGAGACCCGAACGGGCTCCACGGCGTGATCTGGCCGCGGCTCGGCGGTGCCCCGTACACGCGACCGGACGACAAGCCGCTGGCGCTCGCCGCGTATGAGTCCGGCGACGCCGCGGGCAGCCCGCACCGGTGCTACGTTCAGCCGCTGGCGGTCGGCGACCCGCTCCCGGACATGCCCCTGTTCCTGCGGCCGGACGAGTACGTTTACGCGCCGCTCGAGCGCGCGTACCAAGCGGCTTACGCCGACGTGCTCCCGCAAGACCGTGCGAAGCTGGAACCGCGGTGA
- a CDS encoding four helix bundle protein, translated as MAAIRRFEDIEAWKRARVLTNLVFQITGGAAFDRDYGFRRQMRDAALSVMSNIAEGYERDSGDKDFRHFLSIAKGSAGEVRSQLYAALDNNFISQTQFDEASALTTEVCRMLQRFMSYLSGE; from the coding sequence ATGGCGGCCATTCGACGGTTCGAGGACATTGAAGCCTGGAAGCGGGCGCGCGTCCTGACCAACTTAGTGTTTCAGATCACGGGCGGGGCGGCCTTCGACCGCGATTACGGGTTCCGGCGTCAGATGCGGGACGCGGCGCTGTCGGTGATGTCGAACATCGCTGAGGGGTACGAACGAGACAGCGGCGACAAAGACTTTCGGCACTTCCTTTCCATCGCGAAAGGTTCGGCCGGGGAGGTCCGAAGCCAGCTTTACGCGGCGCTAGACAACAATTTCATTTCTCAAACGCAGTTCGACGAGGCGTCGGCACTCACGACCGAGGTATGCCGGATGCTTCAGCGGTTCATGTCGTACTTGTCGGGCGAGTGA
- a CDS encoding DHH family phosphoesterase — protein MPLDWSPLVDLLRRHDRPLLMTHVRPDADGMGAQLALRDALAAIGKYPRVAIASKLLPRYEFLDPKRAVIEDFKPAAFTDRDCVVILDTGTWNQLGDFGDWLRKSPLPRAVVDHHRTQDDLGGLQLVDTTAEAAGRLAYELIRALGAPLSAAAANHLFMAVATDTGWFRHPNATAQTFALCGELVAAGANPTALYEQLYEAASLARFKLTAVALERLGVRANGKIGFTEIALADYEKTGSVPGDTEDLINYPRSVEGVELALVFIEQPGGGTKVSFRSRAADVSKLAEKWGGGGHKLASGARLGKPLAEAREEVLAAAEAVLAGQ, from the coding sequence ATGCCGCTCGACTGGTCCCCGCTGGTTGACCTCCTGCGCCGTCACGACCGCCCGCTCCTGATGACCCACGTGCGCCCGGACGCCGACGGGATGGGCGCGCAGTTGGCGCTCCGCGACGCGCTCGCTGCCATCGGAAAGTACCCCCGCGTGGCGATCGCCAGCAAGCTGCTCCCGCGGTACGAGTTCCTCGACCCCAAGCGGGCGGTCATTGAGGACTTCAAGCCGGCCGCGTTCACGGACCGGGACTGCGTGGTGATCCTCGACACCGGGACGTGGAACCAGCTCGGCGATTTCGGCGACTGGTTGCGGAAGTCGCCGCTGCCGCGTGCGGTCGTGGACCACCACCGCACGCAGGACGACCTGGGCGGGCTCCAACTGGTGGACACCACCGCGGAGGCCGCCGGTCGGCTCGCCTACGAGCTGATCCGCGCCCTGGGCGCCCCGCTGAGCGCGGCGGCGGCGAACCACCTGTTCATGGCGGTGGCGACCGACACGGGCTGGTTCCGGCACCCGAACGCGACGGCGCAGACCTTCGCGCTATGCGGCGAACTGGTCGCGGCCGGGGCGAACCCGACGGCCCTGTACGAGCAGTTGTACGAGGCGGCCTCGCTGGCCCGGTTCAAGCTCACCGCGGTGGCCCTGGAGCGGCTCGGGGTGCGGGCGAACGGGAAGATCGGGTTCACCGAGATCGCGCTGGCCGACTACGAGAAAACCGGGTCCGTCCCGGGCGACACGGAAGACCTGATCAACTACCCGCGCTCGGTGGAGGGCGTGGAGCTGGCGCTGGTGTTCATCGAGCAGCCCGGCGGCGGGACGAAGGTGAGCTTCCGGTCGCGGGCCGCCGACGTGTCCAAGCTCGCCGAGAAGTGGGGCGGCGGCGGGCACAAGCTCGCGAGCGGCGCCCGGCTCGGGAAGCCGCTCGCGGAGGCCCGCGAGGAGGTGCTCGCCGCGGCCGAAGCCGTCCTGGCGGGCCAGTAA